Proteins encoded together in one Stutzerimonas stutzeri window:
- the dapD gene encoding 2,3,4,5-tetrahydropyridine-2,6-dicarboxylate N-succinyltransferase: MSATLFSLAFGVGTQNRQGDWLEVFYAQPLLQPAGELVDAIAPLLGYAGGNQAIAITTTQAAQLADALKPLDTAQHALLTRLAESQRPLVATLLAEDAALTSTPEAYLKLHLISHRLVKPHGLNLTGIFPLLPNVAWTNQGAVDLAELAERQLEARLKGDLLEVFSVDKFPKMTDYVVPAGVRIADTARVRLGAYVGEGTTVMHEGFINFNAGTQGPGMIEGRVSAGVFVGKGSDLGGGCSTMGTLSGGGNIIISVGEGCLIGANAGIGIPLGDRNTVESGLYITAGTKVSLLDENDQLVKVVKARDLAGQSDLLFRRNSQTGTVECKTHKSAIELNEALHAHN, from the coding sequence ATGTCTGCAACCCTCTTCAGCCTCGCCTTTGGCGTTGGCACCCAGAACCGCCAGGGCGACTGGCTGGAAGTCTTCTACGCGCAGCCGCTGCTGCAACCGGCCGGCGAGCTGGTCGACGCCATCGCCCCGCTGCTCGGCTACGCCGGCGGCAACCAGGCGATCGCCATCACCACCACCCAGGCGGCGCAGCTGGCCGACGCGCTGAAGCCGCTGGACACCGCCCAGCATGCCCTGCTGACCCGTCTGGCAGAAAGCCAGCGCCCGCTGGTGGCTACCCTGCTGGCCGAAGACGCAGCCCTGACCTCGACGCCCGAGGCCTACCTCAAGCTGCACCTGATCTCCCATCGTCTGGTCAAGCCGCACGGCCTGAACCTGACCGGCATCTTCCCGCTGCTACCCAACGTCGCCTGGACCAACCAGGGCGCCGTGGATCTCGCCGAACTGGCCGAGCGCCAACTGGAAGCGCGGTTGAAGGGCGACCTGCTGGAAGTCTTCTCGGTGGACAAGTTCCCGAAGATGACCGACTACGTGGTGCCGGCCGGCGTGCGTATCGCCGATACCGCGCGCGTGCGCCTCGGCGCCTATGTGGGTGAAGGCACCACCGTCATGCACGAAGGCTTCATCAACTTCAATGCGGGCACCCAAGGTCCGGGCATGATCGAAGGCCGCGTGTCGGCCGGCGTGTTCGTTGGCAAGGGTTCGGACCTGGGCGGCGGCTGCTCGACCATGGGCACCCTCTCCGGCGGCGGCAACATCATCATTTCGGTTGGCGAAGGCTGCCTGATCGGCGCCAATGCCGGCATCGGCATTCCGCTGGGCGATCGCAACACGGTTGAGTCGGGCCTGTACATCACCGCTGGCACCAAGGTCAGCCTGCTCGACGAGAACGACCAGCTGGTGAAAGTGGTCAAGGCTCGCGACTTGGCCGGCCAAAGCGACCTGCTGTTCCGCCGCAACTCGCAGACCGGCACCGTGGAGTGCAAGACCCACAAGTCGGCCATTGAGCTGAACGAGGCGCTGCACGCGCATAACTGA
- the dapC gene encoding succinyldiaminopimelate transaminase, which yields MNNALNLLHPYPFEKLRTLLAGVQPPADKRAIALSIGEPKHRSPDFVAQALADNLDQLSVYPTTLGIPALREAIARWCEGRFGLAAEALDPARHVLPVNGTREALFAFTQAVVDRNANGLVVSPNPFYQIYEGAALLAGATPHYLPCLEENGFNPDFEAVPAEIWQRCQILFLCSPGNPTGALVPLETLQRLIALADEHDFVIAADECYSELYFDEANPPAGLLSACAALGRNDYKRCVVFHSLSKRSNLPGLRSGFVAGDAEILKVFLLYRTYHGCAMPVQTQLASIAAWNDEIHVRANRELYRAKFDAVLDILAPVMDVQRPDGGFYLWPKTPMDDQQFTRELFAREHVTVVPGSYLSREVDGASPGAGRVRMALVAPLAECIEAAQRIRHFIETL from the coding sequence ATGAACAACGCCCTGAATCTGCTGCACCCCTACCCTTTCGAGAAACTGCGCACGCTGCTTGCCGGCGTCCAACCGCCTGCGGACAAGCGCGCCATCGCCCTGTCGATCGGCGAGCCCAAGCATCGTTCGCCGGATTTCGTCGCCCAGGCGCTGGCGGACAACCTCGACCAACTCTCGGTCTATCCGACCACGCTCGGCATTCCTGCGCTGCGCGAAGCCATCGCGCGCTGGTGCGAAGGGCGTTTCGGCCTGGCTGCCGAGGCGCTGGACCCGGCGCGCCATGTCTTGCCGGTGAACGGAACACGCGAAGCACTGTTCGCCTTCACCCAGGCAGTGGTCGATCGCAACGCCAATGGGTTGGTGGTCAGCCCCAATCCGTTCTATCAGATCTACGAAGGCGCAGCGCTGCTCGCCGGAGCCACGCCGCACTACCTGCCGTGCCTCGAAGAGAACGGCTTCAACCCGGATTTCGAGGCCGTGCCCGCGGAAATCTGGCAGCGCTGTCAGATCCTCTTCCTCTGCTCGCCAGGCAACCCGACCGGTGCGCTGGTACCGCTGGAAACACTGCAGAGGCTGATCGCCCTGGCGGACGAGCACGACTTCGTCATCGCCGCCGACGAGTGTTACAGCGAGCTGTACTTCGACGAGGCCAATCCCCCTGCAGGCTTGCTCAGCGCCTGCGCTGCACTGGGTCGCAACGACTACAAGCGCTGCGTGGTGTTTCATAGCCTGTCGAAGCGCTCGAACCTGCCGGGCCTGCGCTCGGGCTTTGTCGCCGGTGATGCCGAAATCCTCAAGGTATTCCTGCTCTACCGTACCTATCACGGTTGCGCCATGCCGGTGCAGACTCAGCTGGCGAGCATCGCCGCCTGGAACGACGAGATACATGTGCGCGCCAATCGCGAGCTGTATCGAGCCAAATTCGACGCGGTGCTGGATATCCTCGCGCCGGTGATGGACGTGCAGCGCCCGGATGGTGGCTTCTATCTCTGGCCGAAAACGCCGATGGATGACCAGCAATTCACCCGTGAGCTCTTCGCCCGCGAGCACGTCACCGTGGTGCCCGGGTCGTACCTGTCACGCGAGGTGGATGGTGCCTCTCCGGGTGCCGGACGCGTGCGCATGGCGCTGGTCGCACCGCTAGCCGAATGCATCGAAGCAGCACAGCGAATTCGCCACTTCATCGAAACGCTCTGA
- the purN gene encoding phosphoribosylglycinamide formyltransferase, protein MGTTCNVVVLISGSGSNLQALIDSQHEGNPARIRAVIANRADAFGLTRAKGAGIPTAVLDHKAFDGREAFDAELMELIDAHAPDLVILAGFMRILSPGFVRHYHGRLLNIHPSLLPKYKGLDTHRRALEAGDAEHGCSVHFVTEELDGGPVVLQAALQVKPGDDIEGLTQRVHVAEHQIYPLAMRWFAEGRLRLAEQGAMLDGVTLPVSGYQIKI, encoded by the coding sequence ATGGGCACGACCTGCAACGTAGTGGTGCTGATTTCGGGGTCCGGCAGCAACCTGCAGGCACTGATCGATAGTCAGCACGAAGGCAACCCGGCGCGCATTCGCGCCGTGATTGCCAACCGCGCCGATGCCTTCGGCCTGACCCGGGCCAAGGGCGCCGGCATCCCCACCGCCGTTCTGGATCACAAGGCGTTCGATGGCCGCGAGGCGTTCGATGCCGAGCTGATGGAACTGATCGACGCCCATGCCCCGGATCTGGTGATCCTGGCGGGCTTCATGCGCATCCTCAGCCCTGGCTTTGTCCGTCACTACCACGGCCGCCTGCTCAACATCCATCCGTCGCTGCTGCCCAAGTACAAGGGGCTCGACACCCATCGCCGCGCGCTTGAGGCGGGCGATGCAGAGCATGGCTGCAGCGTGCATTTCGTGACCGAGGAATTGGACGGCGGCCCGGTGGTCCTCCAGGCCGCCCTGCAGGTCAAACCAGGCGACGACATCGAAGGCCTGACCCAGCGGGTGCATGTAGCCGAACACCAGATCTACCCGCTGGCCATGCGCTGGTTCGCCGAGGGGCGCTTGCGCCTCGCCGAACAAGGCGCGATGCTGGACGGCGTCACCCTGCCGGTCTCCGGCTATCAGATCAAAATCTAG
- a CDS encoding ArsC family reductase: MSEPDQRLCLYGIKACDTMKKARTWLDEHGQNYEFHDYKSAGIDRAHLEAWCNEHGWQTVLNRAGTTFRKLDDAAKADLDQARAIELMLAQPSMIKRPVLDLGDRTLIGFKPDLYAAALAAPN, from the coding sequence ATGTCCGAACCCGATCAGCGGTTGTGCCTATACGGAATCAAAGCCTGTGACACCATGAAAAAGGCCCGTACCTGGCTCGACGAACATGGGCAGAACTACGAGTTCCACGACTACAAGAGCGCCGGAATCGACCGCGCCCACCTGGAAGCCTGGTGCAACGAGCATGGCTGGCAGACCGTACTCAATCGTGCCGGCACCACCTTCCGCAAACTGGACGACGCTGCCAAGGCCGATCTTGACCAGGCCCGGGCCATCGAGCTGATGTTGGCCCAACCGTCGATGATCAAGCGCCCGGTACTCGACCTGGGCGACAGAACCCTGATTGGCTTCAAGCCCGATCTTTACGCTGCCGCACTGGCAGCGCCGAACTGA
- a CDS encoding DUF2066 domain-containing protein: MRLIYRSLILCLALGMALPIQAEQLRGLYQVREAVSGQQAQERAAALQRAFDTLLLRLTGDAEVGKRQAVAALREDPQQLISKYGYEGEHIVVDFDPGTTERSLRRAGVALWGANRPSVLAWWLNERVEGTQLLGDGQDSAAPLRAAAQHRGLPLRLPLADLSEQLLATPEAFGANSQQTLGEASERYDADVLLAVHAREGDSGWQAQWKVWLDDGQRDGKAEGENLEALADAVMLAVSQYLAPRYVVAPGAASDITLEIIGADVARFAELDRLLEPFGGSLLRVESDRLVYRVNASPEQLRAQLSLARLHEVSEDELPLDARQPMGEGPEGTEPAQPPADSQGGTVLRFRW; encoded by the coding sequence ATGCGCCTTATCTACCGTTCACTCATCCTGTGCCTTGCGCTGGGCATGGCATTGCCTATTCAGGCCGAACAGCTCAGAGGCCTGTATCAGGTGCGTGAGGCCGTCTCCGGGCAGCAGGCGCAGGAGCGCGCTGCCGCTCTGCAGCGGGCATTCGACACGCTGCTGCTGCGCCTGACCGGCGACGCCGAGGTCGGCAAGCGCCAGGCTGTTGCCGCCCTACGCGAAGATCCGCAACAACTGATCAGCAAGTATGGTTATGAAGGTGAGCATATCGTCGTCGACTTCGACCCCGGCACTACCGAGCGCAGCCTGCGTCGCGCCGGCGTAGCGCTGTGGGGGGCGAATCGGCCGAGCGTGCTGGCCTGGTGGCTGAACGAGCGGGTCGAAGGCACCCAGTTGCTCGGCGACGGCCAGGACAGCGCTGCGCCGTTGCGTGCCGCTGCGCAGCATCGCGGATTGCCGTTGCGCCTGCCGTTGGCCGATCTGTCCGAGCAGCTGCTCGCCACGCCCGAAGCGTTCGGCGCGAACAGCCAGCAGACGCTGGGCGAGGCCTCCGAACGCTACGATGCCGATGTGCTGTTGGCGGTGCACGCACGCGAAGGCGACTCCGGCTGGCAGGCACAGTGGAAGGTGTGGCTCGACGATGGTCAGCGCGATGGCAAGGCGGAGGGTGAAAACCTCGAGGCGCTGGCTGACGCGGTGATGCTGGCGGTCAGTCAGTATCTTGCGCCGCGTTATGTGGTCGCGCCGGGCGCCGCTTCGGATATCACCCTGGAGATCATCGGCGCCGACGTGGCGCGCTTCGCTGAACTGGATCGCCTGCTCGAACCCTTCGGCGGCAGCCTGCTAAGGGTCGAAAGCGATCGCCTGGTCTACCGTGTCAACGCCAGTCCCGAGCAGCTGCGTGCGCAGCTGTCGCTGGCACGATTGCACGAGGTCAGCGAGGACGAGCTGCCACTGGATGCGCGGCAACCGATGGGCGAAGGGCCGGAAGGCACTGAACCCGCCCAGCCGCCAGCAGACTCCCAGGGCGGCACGGTGCTGCGCTTCCGCTGGTGA
- a CDS encoding AI-2E family transporter, with protein sequence MTMNDSNRWLWLAGLLLCTWLVYLLTPILTPFLIGVLLAYLGDPLVDRLERWGLSRTWGVIAVFALFSLLLLVLLLVLVPMLGKQLVRLYQLAPLALDWLQHVALPWVQTQFGLEDNFWQLDRLKAAFTAHLGSTTDVLGMILSRATASSLALLAWIGNLLLIPVVSFYLLRDWDLIMLKLRSLLPRKREGMVVRLMSECHEVIGAFLRGQLLVMLALAIIYASGLMLVGLELGLLIGVLAGLASIVPYMGFVVGIGAAVIAALFQFGLAPYSLIGVAVVFTVGQMLEGMLLTPLLVGDRIGLHPVAVIFAVLAGGQLFGFTGVLLALPVAAVIMVLLRHVHDLYKLSDLYAEPAGAPAEPPGQP encoded by the coding sequence ATGACCATGAATGATTCGAACCGCTGGCTGTGGCTGGCGGGCCTGTTGCTGTGCACCTGGCTGGTGTATCTGCTGACCCCCATCCTGACGCCGTTTCTGATCGGCGTTCTGCTGGCCTATCTGGGCGATCCGCTGGTCGATCGCCTGGAGCGCTGGGGGCTGTCACGCACATGGGGCGTCATTGCCGTATTCGCGTTGTTCAGCCTGCTTTTGCTGGTGTTGTTGCTAGTGCTGGTGCCTATGCTGGGCAAGCAGCTGGTCAGGCTGTATCAATTGGCGCCACTGGCTCTGGATTGGCTGCAGCACGTGGCGCTGCCGTGGGTCCAGACGCAATTCGGGTTGGAAGACAACTTCTGGCAGCTCGATCGGCTCAAGGCGGCCTTCACCGCGCACCTGGGCAGCACCACCGATGTGCTGGGCATGATTCTGAGCCGCGCCACCGCTTCCAGCCTGGCGCTGCTGGCCTGGATCGGCAATCTGCTGCTCATCCCGGTGGTCAGTTTCTATCTGTTGCGCGACTGGGACCTCATCATGCTCAAGCTGCGCAGTCTGCTGCCGCGCAAGCGGGAGGGCATGGTGGTGCGGTTGATGAGCGAATGCCACGAGGTCATCGGCGCGTTCCTGCGTGGTCAGCTGCTGGTGATGCTGGCGCTGGCGATTATCTATGCCTCCGGCCTGATGCTGGTGGGGCTCGAGTTGGGGCTGCTGATTGGCGTGTTGGCCGGGCTCGCCAGCATCGTGCCCTATATGGGGTTCGTCGTCGGCATCGGTGCAGCGGTAATCGCCGCGCTTTTCCAGTTCGGACTGGCGCCTTATTCGCTCATCGGCGTGGCGGTCGTGTTTACCGTGGGGCAGATGCTCGAAGGCATGCTGCTGACGCCACTGCTGGTGGGCGATCGCATCGGGCTGCATCCGGTCGCGGTGATCTTCGCCGTGCTCGCCGGTGGGCAGCTGTTCGGTTTTACCGGTGTGCTGCTGGCGCTTCCGGTGGCAGCGGTGATCATGGTTCTGCTGCGCCACGTGCACGATCTCTATAAACTCTCGGACCTTTACGCCGAGCCCGCCGGTGCACCGGCCGAACCACCCGGTCAGCCATGA
- a CDS encoding aminotransferase class V-fold PLP-dependent enzyme, protein MALLSPWRADFPALAVLEAQGQTYLDSAATAQKPQALIDALSGYYTCGAANVHRAQHQPAERATRAYEDARIKVAKWLNAACPTEIVFTRGATEALNLLAYGLEHLIEAGDEIVISALEHHANLLPWQQLARRREARLQVLPIDASGRIDLAAAAGLIGPRTRLLAVSQLSNVLGCWQPLGPLLRLAKAQGALTVVDGAQGVVHGRHDMTTLGCDFYVLSSHKLYGPDGVGALYGRGESLLQLRHWQFGGEMVRIADYQSAEFHAAPLGFEAGTPPISGVIGLGAALDYLAALDATAVGRHEQALHDLLLAGLAERSGIRLLGAPQVALASFVVDGVHHSDLGHLLTEQGIAVRSGNHCAMPLMKHLGLDGATRVSLGLYNDHNDLQRFFDALDQALELLR, encoded by the coding sequence ATGGCCCTGTTATCCCCCTGGCGCGCTGACTTCCCCGCTCTGGCCGTGCTCGAAGCACAAGGCCAGACCTACCTCGACAGCGCCGCCACGGCACAGAAGCCGCAGGCGCTGATCGACGCCCTCAGCGGTTACTACACCTGCGGTGCGGCCAATGTGCACCGTGCCCAGCACCAACCTGCCGAACGCGCCACCCGTGCCTACGAAGACGCCCGTATCAAGGTCGCCAAGTGGCTGAATGCCGCCTGCCCGACCGAAATCGTATTCACCCGTGGCGCGACCGAAGCGCTGAACCTGCTTGCCTACGGTCTGGAACACCTGATCGAAGCCGGCGACGAGATCGTCATCAGCGCCCTCGAGCATCACGCCAACCTGCTGCCCTGGCAGCAGCTGGCCAGACGGCGCGAGGCCAGGCTGCAGGTGCTGCCCATCGACGCCTCCGGGCGTATCGACCTCGCCGCGGCCGCCGGGCTGATCGGGCCGCGCACGCGGCTGCTGGCGGTGAGTCAGTTGTCCAACGTGCTCGGCTGCTGGCAACCGCTTGGACCGTTGCTGCGCCTGGCCAAGGCACAGGGCGCGCTGACCGTCGTCGATGGTGCGCAAGGTGTGGTCCACGGGCGCCATGACATGACCACGCTGGGCTGCGACTTCTATGTGCTGTCCAGCCACAAGCTCTATGGCCCGGATGGCGTTGGCGCGCTCTATGGCCGCGGCGAATCCCTGCTGCAGCTGCGTCACTGGCAGTTCGGCGGCGAGATGGTGCGGATCGCCGACTACCAGAGCGCCGAGTTTCACGCTGCGCCACTGGGTTTCGAGGCCGGCACACCGCCGATTTCCGGCGTGATCGGATTGGGCGCCGCACTGGACTATCTCGCCGCCCTCGACGCCACCGCGGTCGGCCGACATGAACAGGCGTTGCACGACCTGTTGCTCGCCGGCCTCGCCGAGCGCAGCGGCATTCGTCTGCTCGGCGCGCCGCAGGTCGCGCTGGCCAGCTTTGTTGTCGACGGTGTGCACCATTCCGATCTCGGTCACCTGCTCACCGAGCAAGGCATCGCCGTGCGCAGCGGCAACCACTGCGCCATGCCGCTCATGAAGCATCTCGGCCTGGATGGCGCCACGCGCGTCTCGCTCGGCCTGTACAACGACCACAACGATCTGCAGCGCTTCTTCGATGCGCTGGACCAGGCCCTGGAGCTGCTGCGATGA
- a CDS encoding COG3650 family protein, protein MALSRSLLIALLLSLAGCQSFFADRAPSRVATERLQGELRQVDGQLQFQSCQGQRMLNLLEGKTGLQEEVQALVIGRHDRLFADLRGTLSQARPNETGQFALTRVYRLQREGHGCGEENFKHLILRASGHEPGWTVNVTSRGMLLTRPGQEPVALPYLQEQLPGGQLSFTSEANAQQLDLWVAPQRCVDSASGTVSHLSAELRLDGQTLRGCAYYGGGRDD, encoded by the coding sequence ATGGCCCTTTCACGCTCCCTGCTGATCGCGCTGCTGCTGTCCCTGGCCGGCTGCCAATCCTTCTTTGCTGATCGGGCACCCTCGCGAGTGGCCACCGAGCGCCTGCAAGGCGAGCTGCGCCAGGTCGATGGCCAGTTGCAGTTCCAGAGCTGCCAGGGCCAGCGGATGCTCAACCTGCTCGAGGGAAAGACTGGCTTGCAGGAAGAGGTCCAGGCGCTGGTGATCGGCCGGCACGACCGCCTTTTCGCCGACCTGCGCGGCACGCTCAGCCAGGCCAGGCCGAACGAGACCGGCCAGTTCGCGCTGACCCGCGTCTATCGCCTGCAGCGCGAAGGCCACGGCTGCGGCGAGGAGAATTTCAAGCACCTGATCCTACGCGCCAGTGGCCATGAGCCGGGCTGGACCGTCAACGTGACCTCTCGCGGCATGCTGCTGACCCGCCCCGGGCAGGAACCGGTTGCCCTGCCTTACCTGCAGGAGCAACTGCCCGGCGGTCAACTCAGTTTCACCAGCGAGGCCAATGCACAGCAGCTGGATCTCTGGGTCGCACCGCAGCGCTGCGTCGACAGCGCCAGCGGGACCGTCAGCCATCTGAGCGCCGAACTTCGTCTGGACGGCCAGACCCTGCGCGGCTGCGCTTACTATGGCGGCGGACGCGACGACTGA
- a CDS encoding SufE family protein: MSELPDAAREALATFAQAPGWEQRARLLMQWGERLEPVNDGERSETNRVAGCESHVWLIGQCQDGRWHFRAASDARLIRGLLAVLLARVNGLDADELARVDMADWFASLGLSRQLSPSRSNGMNAVLQRMRELTG, translated from the coding sequence ATGAGTGAACTGCCCGACGCCGCCCGCGAGGCCTTGGCGACCTTCGCCCAGGCGCCTGGCTGGGAGCAGCGCGCACGCCTGCTGATGCAGTGGGGGGAACGGTTGGAGCCGGTAAACGATGGCGAACGCAGCGAGACCAACCGCGTCGCCGGCTGCGAGAGTCACGTCTGGCTGATAGGCCAATGCCAGGATGGCCGCTGGCATTTCCGCGCCGCCAGCGACGCCCGGCTCATTCGCGGCCTGCTGGCGGTACTGCTGGCGCGGGTCAATGGGCTGGATGCAGATGAACTGGCCCGAGTGGACATGGCCGACTGGTTCGCAAGCCTCGGCCTTTCACGCCAACTGTCGCCCTCGCGCAGCAACGGCATGAATGCCGTGCTGCAGCGAATGCGTGAGCTGACCGGCTGA
- a CDS encoding DUF3108 domain-containing protein: MRRALLLALAVLALPVQALELKPFSASYTADWKQVPVSGTAQRSLEQLDDGSWRLDFDASMLVASLNERSTFRTEGDTFLPQSYRLKRSGLGKGKRVEHRFDWDNKVVEGSDRGEPVKLPLHVGLLDKSTYQVALQHEVAAGKKSMSYQVVDGDEIETYDFRVLGQEKVSTKAGQVDAIKVERVRDPTQSKRETILWFAKDWDYLLVRLHQVEKDGKEYQIMLEEGSVGGKTVKGN, encoded by the coding sequence ATGCGTCGCGCCTTGCTGCTTGCTCTCGCCGTGCTGGCCCTTCCGGTCCAGGCCCTGGAGCTCAAGCCCTTCTCCGCCAGCTACACCGCCGACTGGAAACAGGTACCGGTCAGTGGCACCGCCCAGCGCAGCCTCGAGCAACTGGACGATGGCAGCTGGCGGCTGGACTTCGACGCCTCCATGCTGGTCGCCAGCCTCAACGAGCGCAGCACCTTCCGAACCGAAGGCGACACCTTCCTGCCGCAGTCCTATCGCCTCAAGCGCAGCGGTCTGGGCAAGGGCAAGCGTGTCGAGCACCGTTTCGACTGGGACAACAAGGTGGTCGAGGGTAGCGACCGCGGCGAGCCGGTGAAGCTGCCGTTGCACGTCGGCCTGCTGGACAAGTCCACCTACCAGGTGGCTCTGCAGCATGAAGTGGCAGCCGGCAAGAAGAGCATGAGCTACCAGGTCGTGGATGGCGACGAAATCGAAACCTACGATTTCCGCGTGCTCGGCCAGGAGAAGGTCAGCACCAAGGCCGGTCAGGTCGATGCGATCAAGGTCGAGCGCGTGCGCGACCCGACCCAGAGCAAGCGTGAAACCATCCTCTGGTTCGCCAAGGACTGGGATTACCTGCTGGTCCGGCTGCATCAGGTGGAAAAGGACGGCAAGGAGTACCAGATCATGCTCGAAGAGGGCAGCGTTGGCGGCAAGACCGTCAAAGGCAACTGA
- a CDS encoding thioredoxin family protein, producing MEMTEHYANIEPSRADVDALEGPVLLEFGTAWCGHCRAAQPLIGKALADRSGITHLKIEDGPGRPLGRSFRVKLWPTLILLSKGQELGRVVRPQDLRAIEQALGAAGRD from the coding sequence GTGGAAATGACCGAGCACTACGCGAACATCGAACCGAGCCGCGCTGACGTGGACGCGCTGGAAGGCCCCGTGCTGCTGGAGTTCGGCACGGCCTGGTGCGGCCACTGCCGCGCCGCCCAACCGCTGATCGGCAAGGCGCTGGCGGACCGGTCAGGCATCACCCATCTGAAGATCGAAGATGGCCCGGGGCGGCCGCTGGGACGTTCGTTCCGGGTCAAGTTGTGGCCTACGCTGATTCTGCTGAGCAAGGGCCAGGAGCTGGGACGCGTGGTTCGCCCGCAGGACTTGCGGGCCATCGAGCAGGCCTTGGGTGCAGCCGGACGAGACTGA
- the purM gene encoding phosphoribosylformylglycinamidine cyclo-ligase, producing MSKQPSLSYKDAGVDIDAGEALVERIKGVAKRTARPEVLGGLGGFGALCEIPAGYKQPVLVSGTDGVGTKLRLALNLNKHDSIGQDLVAMCVNDLVVCGAEPLFFLDYYATGKLNVDVAATVVTGIGAGCELAGCSLVGGETAEMPGMYEGEDYDLAGFCVGVVEKSEIIDGSKVQAGDALIALPSSGPHSNGYSLIRKIIEVAGADIENTQLAGKPLTELLMAPTRIYVKPLLKLIKDTGAVKAMAHITGGGLLDNIPRVLPEGAQAVIDVASWTRPAVFDWLQEKGNVDEHEMHRVLNCGVGMVICVAQEQVESVLADLRASGEAPWVIGQIATAAQGAERVVLNNLKQH from the coding sequence ATGAGCAAGCAACCCTCCCTCAGCTACAAGGACGCTGGCGTCGACATCGATGCAGGCGAAGCGCTGGTCGAACGCATCAAGGGCGTGGCCAAACGCACCGCACGACCTGAGGTATTGGGCGGCCTGGGCGGCTTCGGCGCCCTGTGCGAAATCCCGGCAGGCTACAAGCAGCCCGTGCTGGTCTCCGGCACTGACGGCGTCGGTACCAAACTGCGTCTGGCGCTGAACCTGAACAAGCATGACAGCATCGGTCAGGATCTGGTCGCCATGTGCGTCAACGACCTGGTGGTCTGTGGCGCCGAGCCGCTGTTCTTCCTCGACTACTACGCCACCGGCAAGCTCAACGTCGACGTGGCCGCCACCGTGGTCACCGGCATCGGCGCCGGTTGCGAACTGGCCGGCTGCTCCCTGGTGGGTGGCGAAACCGCCGAGATGCCGGGCATGTACGAAGGCGAGGATTACGACCTGGCCGGCTTCTGCGTCGGCGTGGTGGAGAAGAGCGAGATCATCGACGGCTCCAAGGTGCAGGCCGGTGATGCCCTGATCGCGCTGCCCTCCTCCGGCCCGCACTCCAACGGCTATTCGCTGATCCGCAAGATCATCGAGGTGGCCGGTGCCGATATCGAGAACACCCAGCTGGCCGGCAAGCCGCTCACCGAGTTGCTGATGGCACCGACCCGCATCTACGTCAAGCCCCTGCTCAAGCTGATCAAGGATACCGGGGCGGTCAAGGCCATGGCCCACATCACCGGCGGCGGCCTGCTCGACAACATCCCGCGCGTGCTGCCCGAAGGTGCCCAGGCGGTGATCGATGTCGCCAGCTGGACTCGCCCGGCGGTGTTCGACTGGTTGCAGGAAAAGGGCAACGTCGACGAACACGAGATGCACCGCGTGCTCAACTGCGGCGTCGGCATGGTCATCTGCGTGGCTCAGGAGCAGGTCGAGTCCGTCCTGGCCGACCTGCGCGCATCCGGTGAGGCACCGTGGGTCATCGGCCAGATCGCCACTGCAGCGCAGGGCGCGGAACGCGTCGTACTGAACAACCTGAAACAGCATTGA